In Sphingomonas sp. SORGH_AS_0950, the following are encoded in one genomic region:
- a CDS encoding DUF6489 family protein, with the protein MKVNVEIDCTPEEARRAMGLPDLTPIHERYVQMMLDTMQSGVKPEMVEAMMRSWAPMGEAGMAMWRRMFEGQKG; encoded by the coding sequence ATGAAAGTGAATGTGGAAATCGACTGCACGCCCGAAGAAGCGCGGCGTGCGATGGGCCTGCCTGACCTGACGCCGATTCACGAGCGCTATGTCCAGATGATGCTCGACACGATGCAGTCGGGGGTGAAGCCCGAAATGGTCGAGGCGATGATGCGCAGCTGGGCCCCGATGGGCGAGGCGGGCATGGCGATGTGGCGGCGCATGTTCGAGGGGCAGAAGGGCTGA
- the rho gene encoding transcription termination factor Rho → MHLKDLKKKTPADLVQLAEELGVESASTLRKQDLLFAILKEQAEKGDQIMGLGTIEVLPDGFGFLRSPEANYLAGPDDIYVSPNQVRKHGLRTGDTVEGEIRAPKDGERYFALTKLTSVNFDDPEAVRHRVNFDNLTPLYPEQKLILDPADPTQKDKSARVIDIVSPQGKGQRTLIVAPPRVGKTVMLQNIAKAITDNHPEVFLIVLLIDERPEEVTDMQRSVRGEVVSSTFDEPAQRHVQVAEMVIEKAKRLVEHKKDVVILLDSITRLGRAYNTVVPSSGKVLTGGVDANALQRPKRFFGAARNIEEGGSLSIIATALIDTGSRMDEVIFEEFKGTGNSEIVLDRKVADKRIFPAMDVGKSGTRKEELLVEKDKLSKMWVLRRILMQMGTIDSMEFLLDKMKNSKTNEDFFDSMNQ, encoded by the coding sequence ATGCATCTGAAAGACCTGAAGAAGAAGACCCCCGCCGACCTCGTGCAGCTGGCCGAGGAACTGGGGGTCGAGAGCGCGTCGACGCTGCGCAAGCAGGACCTGCTCTTCGCCATCCTGAAGGAGCAGGCGGAAAAGGGCGACCAGATCATGGGGCTGGGCACGATCGAGGTGCTGCCCGACGGTTTCGGCTTCCTGCGCTCGCCGGAAGCGAACTATCTCGCCGGGCCCGACGACATCTATGTCTCGCCCAACCAGGTCCGCAAGCACGGCCTGCGCACCGGCGACACGGTGGAAGGCGAGATCCGCGCGCCCAAGGACGGCGAGCGCTATTTCGCGCTGACCAAGCTGACCAGCGTCAATTTCGACGATCCCGAGGCGGTCCGCCACCGCGTCAATTTCGACAACCTGACCCCGCTCTACCCCGAGCAGAAGCTGATCCTCGACCCCGCCGACCCGACCCAGAAGGACAAGTCGGCGCGCGTCATCGACATCGTCAGCCCCCAGGGCAAGGGCCAGCGCACGCTGATCGTCGCGCCCCCGCGCGTGGGTAAGACGGTGATGCTGCAGAACATCGCCAAGGCGATCACCGACAACCATCCCGAAGTCTTCCTGATCGTCCTCCTCATCGACGAGCGTCCGGAAGAAGTCACCGACATGCAGCGCTCGGTGCGCGGCGAGGTCGTCTCCTCGACCTTCGACGAACCGGCGCAGCGCCACGTCCAGGTCGCCGAGATGGTGATCGAAAAGGCCAAGCGCCTGGTCGAGCACAAGAAGGATGTGGTCATCCTGCTCGACTCGATCACCCGTCTGGGCCGCGCCTACAACACGGTCGTGCCATCGTCGGGCAAGGTGCTGACCGGCGGCGTCGATGCGAACGCGCTCCAGCGGCCGAAGCGCTTCTTCGGCGCGGCGCGCAATATCGAGGAGGGCGGCTCGCTCTCGATCATCGCCACCGCGCTGATCGACACCGGCAGCCGCATGGACGAGGTTATCTTCGAAGAGTTCAAGGGCACCGGCAACTCGGAAATCGTCCTCGACCGCAAGGTGGCGGACAAGCGCATCTTCCCGGCGATGGATGTCGGCAAGTCGGGCACCCGCAAGGAAGAGCTGCTGGTCGAGAAGGACAAGCTGTCCAAGATGTGGGTGCTGCGCCGCATCCTCATGCAGATGGGCACGATCGATTCGATGGAGTTCCTGCTCGACAAGATGAAGAACTCGAAGACCAACGAGGATTTCTTCGACTCGATGAACCAGTAA
- a CDS encoding DUF177 domain-containing protein, producing the protein MTPEWSRPEKIDTIGEREKPVTIQASEEERRALAGRFGLVSIDALTADLVVRRDAMGILVTGTVRAKVAQPCSVTGDPVPATVDEPVALRFVEPSAHGGDEEIELSEDSLDTIEIEGGTIDLGEAAAETMALSLDPFPRSPQAAAALKEAGVISEDEAGPFGALAGLKAKLEGKE; encoded by the coding sequence GTGACCCCCGAATGGAGCCGCCCCGAAAAGATCGACACGATCGGCGAGCGTGAAAAGCCCGTGACGATCCAGGCCTCGGAGGAGGAGCGCCGTGCGCTGGCCGGGCGGTTCGGACTGGTGTCGATCGACGCCCTTACCGCCGATCTGGTCGTCCGGCGCGATGCGATGGGCATCCTCGTCACCGGCACGGTCCGCGCGAAGGTGGCCCAGCCCTGTTCGGTGACCGGCGACCCGGTGCCCGCCACGGTCGACGAGCCGGTGGCGTTGCGCTTCGTCGAACCTTCGGCCCATGGCGGCGATGAGGAGATCGAGCTGTCCGAGGATTCGCTCGACACGATCGAGATCGAGGGCGGCACGATCGATCTGGGCGAGGCCGCGGCCGAAACCATGGCGCTCTCACTCGACCCGTTTCCGCGCAGCCCCCAGGCGGCGGCGGCCTTGAAGGAAGCGGGCGTGATCAGCGAGGATGAGGCCGGGCCGTTCGGCGCGCTGGCGGGATTGAAGGCCAAGCTGGAGGGGAAGGAGTAA
- a CDS encoding ATP-dependent DNA helicase, translating to MTALPHPALHASHSGVWISTSGQTRAVSRGEAIGLASETPVILLNAPLIGQRLGYAELSGLDILELFAFLRPAQFAVPTPHGLARACGLEPPESDADVAAFLLRATETLLAMPDGAWPEREGAWTAAQSLARLRWPWAPLIGPRLTRPERNERWLFSALPEWEEDAPRPAPRTIDLPPQDSEERLVRLTGDGAEERPGQRAYAAAVTAAFAPRAVRDTPNMVLAEAGTGIGKTLGYLAPASLWAERAGGAVWISTYTKALQRQLSGETARIFPDAVLRKERVVTRKGRENYLCLLNLEDALQGGFAGRAAVLAQLVARWAAYTGDGDMVGGDLPGWLTTLFRRNGSAALTDRRGECVYAGCPHYRKCFIERAARASVQADIVIANHALVMVNAARGRETQTRPTRYVFDEGHHLFDAADSMFATALTGSETIELRRWILGPEAGSRGRRRGLAARLSDVASYDEGGNRAIGDAVQAAHALASEGWLGRLAEGQPFGPIETLLAAVRGLAFARAEQTGDAGYGLETELADPSPELIDAAGPAAHALDALLRPLVTLGQRLEAVLQEAPDWLDGQARARVEGAIASIAWRAETVAAWLSLLARIGGPADPDFVDWLAVDRVEGREYDIGLHRHWLDPTRPFAEIVLKPAHGALVTSATLRAGGDWDVAEARTGAPHLARGPAHFVAPSPFDYPSRAEVLIVTDVKRGDIPQLANAYARLIAASRGGTLGLFTAIRRLRGVHGRIADRLAREGLALHAQHVDPIDTGTLVDIFRDDPSASLLGTDALRDGVDVPGASLRLVVMEGVPWPKPTVLHAARKLAGGGSAYDDRIVRARLAQAFGRLIRRADDRGAFVLLSAAMPSRLLDAFPPGVAIARVTLDEAVARVAARLSSDAGIGHGSVDTPLAAATENPIR from the coding sequence GTGACCGCGCTTCCCCACCCCGCTCTTCACGCCAGCCATAGCGGTGTGTGGATTTCCACCAGCGGACAGACCCGCGCCGTCTCGCGCGGCGAGGCGATCGGGCTGGCGTCGGAAACCCCGGTGATCCTTCTCAACGCGCCGTTGATCGGGCAGCGGCTGGGCTATGCCGAATTGTCGGGCCTCGACATCCTCGAGTTGTTCGCATTCCTGCGCCCCGCCCAATTCGCGGTCCCGACCCCGCATGGCCTTGCCCGTGCCTGCGGACTGGAGCCGCCGGAAAGCGATGCCGACGTCGCGGCCTTCCTCCTCCGCGCGACCGAGACGTTGCTCGCCATGCCCGACGGCGCCTGGCCCGAGCGCGAGGGTGCCTGGACCGCCGCGCAGAGTCTGGCGCGACTCCGCTGGCCCTGGGCACCGCTGATCGGTCCGCGCCTGACCCGGCCCGAGCGCAACGAACGCTGGCTGTTCAGCGCGCTGCCCGAATGGGAAGAGGATGCCCCCCGCCCCGCCCCGCGCACCATCGACCTGCCGCCGCAGGATTCGGAGGAGCGGCTGGTCCGGCTGACCGGCGACGGGGCCGAGGAACGGCCGGGTCAGCGCGCCTATGCCGCCGCGGTCACCGCCGCCTTCGCACCGCGCGCGGTTCGCGACACGCCCAACATGGTCCTGGCCGAAGCGGGGACCGGCATCGGCAAGACCCTGGGCTACCTCGCCCCCGCCAGCCTCTGGGCCGAGCGGGCGGGCGGCGCGGTGTGGATCTCGACCTATACCAAGGCGCTGCAACGCCAGCTGAGCGGCGAGACCGCGCGCATCTTCCCCGACGCGGTGCTGCGCAAGGAACGGGTGGTCACGCGCAAGGGGCGGGAGAATTATCTCTGTCTGCTCAATCTGGAGGACGCGCTTCAGGGCGGGTTCGCGGGACGCGCGGCGGTGCTGGCGCAGCTGGTCGCGCGCTGGGCGGCCTATACCGGCGATGGCGATATGGTCGGCGGCGACCTGCCCGGCTGGCTGACCACTTTGTTCCGGCGCAACGGATCGGCCGCGCTGACCGATCGGCGCGGCGAGTGCGTCTATGCGGGCTGCCCGCATTATCGGAAATGCTTCATCGAGCGGGCGGCGCGCGCCTCGGTGCAGGCGGACATCGTCATCGCCAACCATGCGCTGGTGATGGTCAATGCCGCGCGCGGGCGCGAGACGCAGACCCGGCCGACCCGCTATGTCTTCGACGAGGGCCATCACCTGTTCGACGCGGCGGACTCGATGTTCGCCACCGCGCTGACCGGATCGGAGACGATCGAGCTGCGCCGCTGGATCCTGGGCCCCGAGGCCGGGTCGCGCGGACGGCGGCGCGGTCTGGCGGCGCGGCTGTCCGATGTCGCCAGCTATGACGAGGGCGGCAATCGCGCGATCGGCGATGCGGTGCAGGCCGCGCATGCGCTGGCGAGCGAAGGCTGGCTCGGCCGACTAGCGGAGGGCCAGCCCTTCGGTCCGATCGAGACGCTGTTGGCGGCGGTGCGGGGGCTGGCCTTTGCCCGCGCCGAACAAACCGGCGATGCGGGCTATGGTCTGGAGACCGAACTCGCCGACCCCTCCCCCGAACTGATCGATGCCGCCGGTCCTGCTGCGCACGCGCTCGACGCGCTGCTCCGCCCCCTGGTGACGCTCGGCCAGCGGCTGGAGGCGGTGTTGCAGGAAGCGCCCGACTGGCTCGACGGTCAGGCGCGCGCGCGGGTGGAAGGCGCGATCGCGTCGATCGCCTGGCGCGCCGAGACGGTCGCCGCCTGGTTGTCGCTGCTGGCGCGGATCGGCGGCCCTGCCGATCCCGACTTTGTCGACTGGCTGGCGGTCGACCGGGTCGAGGGGCGCGAATATGATATCGGGCTGCACCGGCACTGGCTCGACCCCACCCGCCCCTTTGCCGAAATCGTGCTGAAGCCCGCGCATGGCGCGCTCGTCACCTCGGCGACCCTGCGCGCGGGCGGCGACTGGGACGTGGCGGAGGCGCGGACCGGCGCGCCGCATCTGGCGCGTGGCCCTGCCCATTTCGTCGCCCCCAGCCCGTTCGATTATCCGAGCCGGGCCGAGGTGCTGATCGTCACCGACGTCAAGCGCGGCGACATTCCCCAACTGGCCAATGCCTATGCCCGGCTGATCGCGGCATCGCGCGGGGGCACGCTGGGACTGTTTACCGCGATCCGACGGTTGCGCGGCGTGCATGGCCGGATCGCCGACCGGCTGGCGCGCGAGGGGCTGGCGTTGCACGCACAGCATGTCGATCCGATCGACACGGGGACGCTGGTGGATATCTTTCGCGACGATCCGTCGGCGTCGCTGCTCGGCACCGATGCGCTGCGCGACGGGGTGGACGTGCCCGGCGCTTCGTTGCGGCTGGTGGTGATGGAGGGCGTGCCCTGGCCCAAGCCGACCGTGCTGCATGCCGCGCGCAAGCTGGCGGGGGGCGGCAGCGCCTATGACGACCGCATCGTCCGCGCGCGACTGGCCCAGGCGTTCGGCCGGTTGATCCGCCGCGCCGACGATCGCGGCGCCTTCGTGCTGCTGTCCGCCGCCATGCCGTCGCGCCTGCTCGACGCCTTTCCACCAGGCGTGGCGATCGCGCGCGTCACGCTCGACGAGGCGGTCGCGCGGGTCGCGGCCCGGCTTTCCTCCGACGCCGGGATCGGGCATGGATCGGTGGACACCCCGCTGGCCGCCGCGACGGAGAATCCGATCCGATGA
- a CDS encoding outer membrane protein assembly factor BamE, translating to MMMSVSSTRALGLGLAMALAASACTPLRSHQGYVVDTDLVNSIQPGVDNRQSVLQTLGTPTISSQFGGGDWYYVARDSRNLGFNLPKPASQITLQISFDQAGNVTTIRRSGVDQVADISPYGKTTPTLGRKRGFFQDLFGNIGAVGAPGAGGGQGGGMGGGRTRP from the coding sequence ATGATGATGAGCGTTTCTTCGACCCGCGCCCTCGGGCTTGGCCTGGCGATGGCCTTGGCCGCGTCGGCCTGCACGCCGCTGCGGTCGCATCAGGGTTATGTGGTCGACACCGATCTCGTCAACTCGATCCAGCCGGGCGTGGATAACCGCCAGTCGGTGCTCCAGACGCTGGGCACGCCGACCATCTCCAGCCAGTTCGGCGGCGGCGACTGGTATTATGTCGCGCGCGACAGCCGCAATCTGGGCTTCAACCTGCCCAAGCCGGCGTCGCAGATCACGCTTCAGATCAGCTTCGACCAGGCGGGCAACGTGACGACGATCCGCCGCTCGGGCGTGGATCAGGTCGCCGACATCTCGCCCTATGGCAAGACCACCCCGACGCTGGGCCGCAAGCGCGGCTTCTTCCAGGACCTGTTCGGCAATATCGGCGCGGTGGGCGCACCCGGCGCAGGTGGCGGCCAGGGCGGTGGCATGGGCGGCGGGCGCACCCGGCCGTAA
- a CDS encoding lysine--tRNA ligase: MTDELRSTALESKAWPYEEARKLLKRYPDGKPGGEPILFETGYGPSGLPHIGTFNEVLRTTMVRNALHALSDQKTRLIAFSDDMDGLRKVPDNVPNQEMLREHLGKPLTQVPDPFETCDSFAAHNNAMLRQFLDRYGFDYEFASSTDYYTSGRFDDALRLVLRHFQGIQDVMLPTLRAERRATYSPVLPISPKSGIVLQVPIEVVDAEAGLIAFEDEGERIVQSALGGLSKLQWKVDWAMRWVALGVDYEMAGKDLIDSVTQSSKIARVLGGRPPEGFNYEMFLDEHGEKISKSKGNGLSLDQWLTYGPEESLAFFAYREPKKAKQLHMGVIPRAVDEYWQFRVNYPNQSLKEQLGNPVHHIHDGKLPEGELPVTFGLLLNLVGVMGEATKEQVWGYLANYVPEASAAKYPELDRLIDHALAYARDFVAPTLQRRAPEPHEAEALRQLDAQLAALPEGASAEDIQNIVYEIGKTDAFPSLRDWFKALYETLLGSAQGPRMGSFIALYGVDNSRKLIAEALAKAA, encoded by the coding sequence ATGACAGACGAACTTCGCTCCACCGCTCTCGAGTCCAAGGCCTGGCCCTATGAGGAGGCCCGCAAGCTCCTCAAACGCTATCCCGACGGCAAACCGGGCGGCGAGCCGATCCTGTTCGAAACCGGCTATGGCCCCTCGGGGCTCCCGCATATCGGGACGTTCAACGAAGTGCTTCGCACCACCATGGTCCGCAATGCCCTCCATGCGCTGTCGGACCAGAAGACCCGGCTGATCGCCTTTTCGGACGATATGGACGGGTTGCGCAAGGTGCCGGACAATGTCCCCAACCAGGAGATGCTGCGCGAGCATCTCGGCAAGCCGCTGACCCAGGTGCCCGATCCGTTCGAGACGTGCGACAGCTTCGCCGCGCACAATAATGCGATGCTGCGCCAGTTTCTCGACCGCTACGGCTTCGATTACGAGTTCGCCTCCTCGACCGACTATTACACCTCGGGCCGGTTCGACGATGCGCTGCGGCTGGTGCTCCGGCATTTCCAGGGCATTCAGGATGTGATGCTCCCGACCCTGCGCGCCGAGCGCCGCGCCACCTATTCGCCGGTCCTGCCGATCAGCCCCAAGTCGGGCATCGTCCTTCAGGTGCCAATCGAGGTCGTGGATGCCGAGGCGGGCCTGATCGCGTTCGAGGATGAGGGCGAGCGGATCGTCCAGTCGGCGCTGGGCGGCCTGTCCAAGCTGCAATGGAAGGTCGACTGGGCCATGCGCTGGGTCGCGCTGGGCGTGGATTACGAGATGGCGGGCAAGGACCTGATCGACTCGGTCACCCAGTCGTCCAAGATCGCGCGCGTGCTCGGCGGCCGCCCGCCCGAGGGCTTCAACTATGAGATGTTCCTCGACGAGCATGGCGAGAAGATCTCCAAGTCCAAGGGCAATGGCCTGAGCCTCGACCAGTGGCTGACCTATGGGCCGGAGGAGAGCCTGGCCTTCTTCGCTTACCGCGAACCCAAAAAGGCCAAGCAGCTGCACATGGGCGTCATCCCGCGCGCGGTGGACGAATATTGGCAGTTCCGGGTCAACTATCCCAACCAGTCGCTCAAGGAGCAACTGGGCAATCCGGTGCATCACATCCATGACGGCAAGCTGCCCGAGGGTGAACTGCCGGTGACGTTCGGCCTGCTGCTCAATCTGGTTGGCGTGATGGGCGAGGCGACCAAGGAGCAGGTCTGGGGCTATCTCGCCAATTATGTGCCGGAAGCCTCGGCCGCGAAATATCCCGAGCTGGACCGGCTGATCGACCATGCGCTGGCCTATGCGCGTGACTTCGTCGCCCCGACGCTCCAGCGCCGCGCGCCCGAGCCGCATGAGGCCGAGGCGCTGCGCCAGCTCGACGCACAGCTGGCCGCGCTTCCCGAGGGAGCGAGTGCCGAGGATATCCAGAACATCGTCTATGAGATCGGCAAGACCGACGCCTTCCCGTCGCTGCGCGACTGGTTCAAGGCGCTGTACGAGACGCTGCTGGGATCGGCGCAGGGGCCGCGCATGGGCAGCTTCATCGCGCTCTACGGTGTGGACAACAGCCGCAAACTGATCGCCGAGGCGCTCGCCAAGGCGGCGTAA
- a CDS encoding dienelactone hydrolase family protein — MTGTKTIAAGHGDGQFNAYHAEPQGQPGAAIIVIQEIFGINAGIRRKCDTLAEAGYLAVAPDLFHKIAPGIELDPDVPDEMQQALDLMGRFDQDGGIRDIEATIKAIRDEHGADFKVGVVGYCLGGRLAFMTAARTDVDASVGYYGVGIDGLLGEKHAIAKPVLLHIPEEDHFVDKDAQKRMHEGLDDHPKVTLYDYPGEDHGFAAEFGQRRSEESARLADERTMAFFAEHLR, encoded by the coding sequence ATGACCGGGACCAAGACCATCGCCGCCGGCCACGGCGACGGCCAGTTCAACGCCTATCACGCCGAGCCGCAGGGACAGCCGGGCGCGGCGATCATCGTCATCCAGGAAATCTTCGGCATCAATGCGGGCATCCGCCGCAAATGCGATACGCTGGCCGAGGCGGGCTATCTGGCCGTCGCGCCCGATCTCTTCCACAAGATCGCGCCGGGTATCGAGCTCGACCCCGACGTCCCCGACGAGATGCAGCAGGCGCTCGACCTGATGGGCCGGTTCGATCAGGACGGCGGCATTCGCGATATCGAGGCGACGATCAAGGCGATCCGCGACGAACATGGCGCGGACTTCAAGGTCGGCGTGGTCGGCTATTGCCTGGGCGGACGGCTGGCCTTCATGACCGCGGCGCGGACCGATGTGGATGCCAGTGTCGGCTATTATGGCGTCGGCATCGACGGGCTGCTCGGCGAGAAACATGCGATCGCCAAGCCGGTGCTGCTCCACATTCCGGAAGAGGATCATTTCGTCGACAAGGACGCGCAGAAGCGGATGCACGAAGGGCTGGACGATCACCCCAAGGTGACGTTGTACGACTATCCCGGCGAGGATCACGGCTTTGCCGCCGAATTCGGCCAGCGCCGCTCGGAGGAGTCGGCCAGGCTGGCGGACGAACGCACCATGGCGTTCTTTGCGGAGCATCTCCGCTGA
- the hemE gene encoding uroporphyrinogen decarboxylase, which translates to MQKPLLAVLNGERQATPPMWLMRQAGRYLPEYRELRAQKGGFLALATDPAAAAEVTVQPIRRFGFDGAILFSDILMVPWALGQDLSFGAGEGPRLAPALVDHALGALERVPERLDPVYATVAGVKAQLPLQTTFLGFAGSPWTVATYMVAGQGSKDQGETRRFAYADPAGFGAIIDAIVTMTVDYLAGQVANGVEAVQLFDSWAGSLSPAQFERWVIAPNAAIVEGFRQRCPGVPVIGFPKGAGGKLPAYARETGVDAVGLDETVDPVWADTYLPEDLPVQGNLDPLALIAGGEALDGAVDRILAAFTERPHIFNLGHGILPDTPIAHVERLIARVRSAS; encoded by the coding sequence ATTCAAAAGCCCCTGCTCGCCGTGCTGAACGGAGAGCGGCAGGCGACACCGCCCATGTGGCTCATGCGACAGGCCGGACGCTATCTGCCCGAGTATCGCGAACTCCGGGCGCAGAAGGGCGGCTTCCTGGCCCTGGCCACCGATCCGGCGGCGGCGGCCGAGGTGACGGTGCAGCCGATCCGGCGCTTCGGGTTCGACGGCGCGATCCTGTTCTCCGACATCCTGATGGTCCCCTGGGCGCTGGGCCAGGATCTGAGCTTCGGGGCGGGGGAGGGGCCGCGTCTGGCGCCCGCGCTGGTCGATCATGCGCTGGGTGCCCTCGAGCGCGTCCCTGAGCGGCTCGACCCGGTCTATGCCACCGTGGCGGGGGTGAAGGCGCAATTGCCGCTCCAGACCACCTTTCTGGGCTTTGCGGGCTCTCCCTGGACGGTCGCGACCTATATGGTGGCGGGGCAGGGATCGAAGGACCAGGGCGAGACGCGGCGCTTCGCCTATGCCGACCCGGCTGGCTTCGGCGCAATCATCGATGCGATCGTGACCATGACCGTCGACTATCTGGCGGGGCAGGTCGCCAACGGGGTCGAGGCGGTGCAGTTGTTCGACAGCTGGGCGGGGTCGCTGAGCCCGGCGCAATTCGAGCGCTGGGTGATCGCCCCCAATGCCGCGATCGTCGAAGGTTTCCGCCAGCGTTGCCCGGGCGTGCCGGTCATCGGCTTCCCCAAGGGGGCCGGGGGCAAGCTGCCCGCTTATGCCCGTGAGACGGGGGTGGATGCGGTCGGGCTGGACGAGACGGTCGATCCAGTCTGGGCCGACACCTATCTGCCCGAGGACCTGCCGGTGCAGGGCAATCTCGACCCGCTGGCGCTGATCGCGGGCGGCGAGGCGCTGGACGGTGCGGTCGACCGCATCCTGGCGGCGTTCACCGAGCGGCCGCATATCTTCAACCTGGGCCATGGCATCCTGCCCGACACGCCGATCGCGCATGTCGAGCGGCTGATCGCCCGTGTACGGAGCGCATCATGA
- a CDS encoding ubiquinol-cytochrome C chaperone family protein: protein MAAGWLKRMVARYFGRDGDEALPLYNAVVLRAREPHWYVEGAVPDTVDGRFDMIAAILSLVLIRLERESEGAALAARLTERFVTDMDGQLRELGIGDIVVGKHIGRMMAMLGGRLTAYRDGLAGEGAALDAALLRNLYRGDAPAGPDAVAHVRDRMRDLSERLAAVSLARLRMGELP from the coding sequence ATGGCCGCGGGCTGGCTGAAGCGGATGGTGGCGCGCTATTTCGGGCGCGACGGGGACGAGGCGTTGCCGCTCTACAACGCGGTGGTGCTGCGCGCGCGCGAACCGCATTGGTATGTCGAGGGCGCGGTGCCCGACACGGTCGATGGCCGGTTCGACATGATCGCGGCGATCCTATCGCTGGTCCTGATCCGGCTGGAGCGGGAGTCCGAGGGGGCGGCGCTGGCCGCGCGGTTGACCGAACGCTTCGTCACCGACATGGACGGGCAGTTGCGCGAGCTGGGCATCGGCGACATCGTGGTCGGCAAGCATATCGGCCGGATGATGGCGATGCTCGGCGGCCGCCTGACCGCCTATCGCGACGGACTGGCGGGGGAGGGGGCGGCGCTGGATGCCGCCTTGCTCCGCAATCTGTATCGGGGGGATGCGCCCGCCGGTCCGGACGCCGTCGCCCATGTGCGCGATCGGATGCGCGATCTGTCTGAACGGCTGGCGGCGGTGTCGCTGGCCCGATTGAGAATGGGAGAATTGCCGTGA
- a CDS encoding histidine phosphatase family protein, with product MKTLTLLRHAKSSWDDPVARDFDRPLNAKGRRAAAMMGRHLKSLDMAFDHILASPAVRVIETLDEVWSGYGRKLAPVWDKALYLASSASLLDQVHALPDACDHVLMVGHNPGLEDLVLDLTRDGELRDRVEEKYPTATVAQLTLPITRWADAASHSATLIAFIRPRDLDPTLGPDTP from the coding sequence ATGAAGACGCTGACGCTGCTTCGCCATGCCAAATCGAGCTGGGACGATCCCGTCGCCCGCGACTTCGACCGGCCGCTCAACGCCAAGGGGCGGCGCGCGGCGGCGATGATGGGACGCCATCTGAAATCGCTCGACATGGCCTTCGACCATATCCTCGCCTCGCCCGCCGTCCGCGTGATCGAGACGCTGGACGAAGTGTGGAGCGGCTATGGCCGCAAGCTCGCGCCGGTCTGGGACAAGGCGCTCTACCTCGCCTCCTCGGCCAGTCTGCTCGATCAGGTCCATGCGCTGCCCGATGCCTGCGACCATGTCCTGATGGTCGGGCATAATCCCGGGCTGGAGGATCTGGTCCTCGACCTGACCCGCGACGGCGAACTGCGCGACCGGGTCGAGGAGAAATATCCCACCGCCACCGTCGCGCAGCTGACCCTGCCGATCACCCGGTGGGCGGATGCCGCTTCACACAGCGCGACCCTGATCGCCTTTATCCGGCCGCGCGACCTGGATCCCACGCTGGGGCCCGACACACCCTGA
- a CDS encoding CopD family protein has protein sequence MIGLLGAAYEWVKAAHIIFVIFWMAGLFMMPRYLVYHQEALVAGDAADAARWVEREGKLRAIILTPAMIAVWVLGLLLGASLGVFSGVPGLGWLHAKLFFVLLLSGYHGWMVGYSKKLARGQMTLTGKQLRMINEVPALAAAVIVVLVVIKPF, from the coding sequence ATGATCGGACTGCTCGGCGCCGCCTATGAATGGGTGAAAGCGGCGCATATCATCTTCGTGATCTTCTGGATGGCCGGGCTGTTCATGATGCCGCGCTATCTGGTCTATCACCAGGAGGCGCTGGTCGCGGGCGATGCGGCGGATGCCGCGCGCTGGGTCGAGCGCGAGGGCAAGCTGCGCGCCATCATCCTGACGCCCGCGATGATCGCGGTGTGGGTGCTGGGGCTGTTGCTGGGGGCGTCGCTGGGGGTGTTTTCCGGTGTGCCGGGGCTGGGATGGCTGCATGCCAAGCTGTTCTTCGTGCTGCTGCTCAGCGGCTATCATGGCTGGATGGTCGGCTATTCCAAAAAGCTGGCGCGGGGGCAGATGACGCTGACCGGCAAGCAGCTGCGTATGATCAACGAAGTGCCCGCGCTGGCGGCGGCGGTGATCGTGGTACTGGTGGTCATCAAGCCGTTCTGA